TAAGACTGGTAGAGGGACCGCCAGTGCTGGGTTCCAGATGGACTGAGGCTACAGAAATGGGgcagagctgggcgtggtggctcatgcctgtaatcccagaactttttgagaggctgaggcaggcggatcacctgaggtcaggagttcaagaccagcctgggcaacatggtgaaaccctgtctctactaaaaatacaaaaattagctgggtgtggtgtcaggcacctgtaatcccagctacttgggaggctgaggcagggagaatcgcttgaacccgagaggtggagctagcagtgagcagagatcacgccattacactccagcctggatgacagagcgggactctatctcaaaaaaaaaaaaaaaagaactggggcAGACTGGCTTTAACCAGTCTGTAGTAACACTCCTTATATCTGGAAGACCACTAAATATTGGCTCCTTTTTGGTCCAAGGTGACCATATTCTTTTGACTTTGACATCGTTTGTGGATCAGGAAAGGGATaatgtaataattttttcttaGGTATAAGTCAAAGACATAAATTGCAATTATACACTACTCTGCATTTTCTAGAATGCAGTAACTTtactttttcctctaaaatattttggcttggtgtggtggctcagacgtgtaatcccagtgctttgggaggccacagtgggtggatctcttgagcccaggagttcgagaccagcctgggaaacatagagaaaccctgtctctacagataaaattagccaggcatggtggtgcatgcttgtagtcccagctactcaggtggctgagttgggaggattgcttgagcccaggagtttgaggctgcagtgagctgtgattgcaccactgcaccccagcctgggcaacagtgagaccctatctcaaaaaatttttttaataaaaatgtttacaggGTACAAATGCAGATTTTTTATGTTGTACAGCAATAAAGTCTGaacttttagtgtacccatctttattcttctttctacCTAGGCAAGAGagccattttagagatgaaaaccTCAAGATAGAGCATCTAAGTCAAGTTCCACATTACTGATTTCTTGTGACATTTGCTTCTGTAGAATCATTCAGTACAATCAGTAGACTGAACTGATAAGAGACCCTTCAAGTCTTTATTACTTTTCTACTACAGCCAGTAACAAAACACATAAACAGATGGAATGCTCTTAAAAGATGTTTACCCCAAAATAAGTGCGTGTTAAGTATGTTAATCACCTACCTCTCCTGCAAGGTGACCGTGGACAGGACATTCTCTCTGCGCTTGTTTCTCCTGGTATGACATAAAGGATGTTGTGTAACAGCTTGTTTTTCTTTAGCACTACATGCCTGCCACTATGCTATGCATTTTACGTGGATTGTCTTATGTAATTTTCAGAACAGCCCAgctaatgagaaaactgaggctcagaggtgagTATCTGCTAACAAATGTCAGTACAGTCCCATTTCTGAGCCTATGTCCTTAAGAACTTCCTGTATTAGTGAGATCTTTCCCAGCTCTATATGAATTCAGCATATTCTTCTTGGCCAAAATAATTTCCTCAACTGGCAGTTAGGGTCCAGCAACAGTTGAAATCAAGGGATGACTGAATGACAATGGAGACCTCTCCAACCACAGGCCAAGCAGCACACTTCCACCCCAAGCCTGAGACTGGTATTTCCTATAACCTTGCAACAGCCTCCCTCCCACACACTGAGCCCAGGGTGCCTGCAAAGCTTTGCTGGAGGCTGGGTGTCAGGTGTGAGAAGCTGCTGGGAGTTCCCTGCTCCCCTACAATGctccacctccacctctgccGGAGGATGGAACTTCagaacaggaagaaaatgatCAGGATAACTTATTTGTAAAaatctgtttaataaatatacataataaaagtaCCAAAATAATTACCAACAATACACTATGTACACCATTTACAGAAGGGTAACACAAACCTTGACAGGTATTAACTTTTCACTCCACATCACTGAAAGGTCTAACACTCCTGGCTGTTACATGCCACAGGATACCATGGGGTCAGTCACTCGaagcacaataaatataaaatgtggtCCTTCCATGAATTTTTGCTAACGTCCAAAACCCCACAGAGGTGAGGtttaaaagaagttttcttggaatttCAATGATCTTTCTTGTCCTCTACAAAAAGTTCACAAAAGCAACACAATGAGGGCTGATCCCACTACAATAAAACGTTTTGGGCCAGGCAGTGTGCAGTGTGGCTATAAGTACaccctttaaattttttttcttttttctttttttagaaaaataaaacttttttttgtacaAATATACAAGTCCATGTTCTTTCAGCCCCTTTGCGCTCATAATGTCAGACGCTGGCCTCCAAACACACAGTCGTCATAGGGCAGCTGAAAACAAGGGGAAAGAAGACACATTAAACTTCCGAAGCTCTGCCAAGCCACTGGGATGGGGAGGCCGCTACTGGAAATAACCCTTGGACTCCATTCTCCATAGCCCAAATACAATGAACTTTACAGGCTGAGGGAGTTTGCCTTtaactcccattttaaaaatgttttaaaaaatgcttttctttaaaaaagggtaagctatttaaaaaaaaaaaaaaaaggtacattatTGGGATACTGGTTATGCACAGAAATTTGAGAGACTCATTATGTAGATACCCCTCTGATAAGGAGCAGTTCTAGGGGCCCGGGAGGGTGAAGGGAATGGTCCCTCATTAGTTAGAGAGCCCAAGGAGTTCACAGACTCACCTCATCCTCCGTGAACTCCGTGAACTCTGACTCTGTGTCATAGCTCTCCTCATCCTCACTCTCCGGCAGCATCTGAAGGTTTTCCAGTGTCAGCTGGCCCAGCTGCTGCTGTATCCGGGTGCTTGGGCGGCCCCAGGTGAGCTGGTAGGGAGAATAGCCCTGGTAGGTAACTCTGTTGACATCAGCCCCACACTTCAACAGGAGCGACACCAGGTCAGGATTCTGCAGGTCCACTGCGAGGTGAAGGGCAGTCCGGCCGTTACAGGGCTCCTGAAACCAAAAGGAATTTGAGATGCTTATGGCTGCGTTTGGAATTTCTGCTCACAACATGAGCACGAGGAACTTGACTCAGTGCATCGGAGGCAGGAAGCACTAACCTGAGCATTGACATCAGCACCCAAGGACACCAAAAGCTCCACAATGCCCAGGTAGCCATGGATAGAGGCTAAGTGCAGACACGTGTGGCCTGGAAGAACAAAACGAAAAAAGTATAACCACCTGTTTCAACCCTCACTCCTTTCACCTATTCTTTTATGGGACAAATAGTCATATCTTCTGAATTTTAAGAACCCACCGTTTGGGTTCTGAAAGAACTTTATAAAGGCATCCAACAGGCACTTTGCACACATATTTTCTCAACCTTTCAAATGCTGGCAGTTTAAGTTCTTGCCTCGACTCCTTAAGTTGGCCCACCTGCCCCTTCTCCACATCACCTGCCACCtgagggggtggggcagggcagggaggcagACATACCATTGTAGTTGGTAGCCTTCAGGATGGAGTGGAGGTGCGGGGTGGTGCAGGACTGAGTCAGGACTCCCACGCTGGCCAAGCAGCCCTGCTCACAGGCAAGGTGTAGGGGGGTATTTCCTCGAAAGTCTCGGAGCTCAGGATCACAGCCAGCTCCCAGAAGTGCCTCAGCAATTTCTGGCTGGTTGGTGATCACAGCCAAGTGGAGTGGAGTCTACGAATGCAGGAGAGACCAGAGAAAGTAAGCCAGGGACCAAACCCACACCCTGAGTTCCCCTGAACCCGTGTCTCCTGGTTGGGTGCTGCTCCTCCTAGACAGGCGGGTGGGGAGGACTGGCAAATAGCAGAGACTCCAGGTGGGTCACAAAGACCTCACCAAATCAGTGGAATTTCCTTCACTCTCTAGGATGTGGGCTGACGTGAAGTAAAAGGTGAGGGTGAATAATGCCCTGTGGCCCTGAATTCAGAAAGGATCTGGGGTGACTTTGCTACATCAGTTCCATCCCAGAGTTAGAGAGCCCGGGCCAGGCAAGCGGCGCACCTGCTGCAGGTTGTTCTGGAAGTTGAGGAAGGCCAGGTCTCCCTTCACCTGGCGGATCACTTCCATGGTCAGTGCCTTTTCTTCATGGATGATGGCCAAGTGCAGAAACCTGtggggaagagagggaaaaaCCCCAGGGGTGGTGAGTGCACCGCGTGGGGCCCAGGGAGGCGCGGGCTGCGGGGGATTGCGCAAGGCCGGGGTTTCTGGAGGCCGAGGCCGCGGTGTTTTCCGCGAGGTTATTATGAGCTGAGTGTTCCTGGCAGGCGCCCAGGGACTTtccgcccccctccccccgcGGCCCCGGCGGGCGCCGGCCAGaccgccccgccctcccgccagCTCGGAACGCCCTGTACTTCCCCTCCCGGCTGCTCGGCGCCCGCCAGCGGCCAGAAACTCCCGCCCCGCCTTATGCAACCGGGGACTTCGCGTCCCAGCTGCCGCCCCGCCCCCGGCCTAGAGGACAGGCCTGGGGGGAGGGGGCGTGTGGCGACGCTGCCGTCCACCAGGGCCCAGCCGCCGCCCCTCCGAGTCGGGCCGGTGCCCCGCGCGGCCCTGCAGCCCTGCAGCGTTCGGGGCGGTGCAGGAGCCCCGGGGCGCCGCGGCGCCAGCCCGGCTGCATCGCTAGTTCCCCAGCTCGGGCTCCAGGCCCGGCGCCTCCCACTCCCCGGCCGCGCGCATCCGGCCCTCCCGAGGACCCCCGGCTCCGGGTCTGCGCCACTTACGAGTCCCCGTCCTCGGTGAGCTGCTGCTTCCAGGGCTCCGCGCCGCGCGGCACCTCCTGCGGCTCGAGGCGGATCTCCTGCAGCTCCTTGACCATCTGCTCGTACTCCTCATCCTTCATGGAGTCCAGACCGCTGTCGTGGCGGTCGTCCAGCAGTCGTTCCTTCTTCAGCCCGTCGCGGGGACCCTCCATGGCCCACTCCTGGGGGCGCTCGGCCGCCTGGAACATGGCGCGGGCGAGCTGCGGGCGCTGCTGCGGGTGCGCTGGGCCGCGGGCTGCGCGCTGCTTCCTCGCTGGGGCGCTGGCGGGCGGGACGGCGGCACGGGCTGGTGTGGGCTCTGCAGCGCCGCCGCGGCGCCCTATAAACGCTGGCTGGGGATTTCTCTGGGGCGGGGTCAGGCGCGGGGAATTTCCAAGCCAGTCAGACCAGAAAAGAGAACTGGCTTCGTCCTTTGCTAGGGGGAAAAAGAAGCCTAAACCCTGAGCTGGGGTTCGTCGGAGAAACTCCCTGCGATGAGCCACTGGGGTCACGGACAGGGAACTTTTTGATGAGTGCCAAGTGGCTGGAAAGTCCTTCCGACCAGGCCCCCTTCCCCGCGGTACTTCCCTGCAGCCTGCACCCTGTAATCCTGTCTCTCTGCAAGTGAACCTTCTTTCCCTGGGGTTTCCCACGATCGATTTGAATTGGGGTCGTCGGCGGCTGAGATCCCAAGGACGCCGACCTGATGGGCGGTCCCTCTTTGGGGTTTGCCAACCTGCCGGTCCTTTCCGTTTTTTGATCTTTTGAAAACGCAAGAGTGGAAATGATGGCTGGGCGTAGGGATTTGCTTTCCCCAGACTTCTAAGGGGAAGGACGCACTGTGGTTATGGGGCTGCAGGCTGCTCTTGTGTTTCTGCTAATATCAGGCTCATTGCAGCACGGGGACGTTTAGCTTCGCGCCCTTCCTCCCCTACCCCCCACGCACCTCTGCCAGGTAGAACTGTGAAAGCTTTGGAGGAGTGGAAAGCCTAAATCCTTGGAAAACTCTCAAATCACTTCCAATCACTTCCTAGGGATGAACAGCCTTGTTGAGTGGGGGAGGGGCAAACTCTCCCTGTATGGGGAAACTGCTGAATAggaccatgattttttttttttcccccaagtaaAGCAAGGTGTTAATCTTTGTAGTGGTGGTTGTGGATACCTTGCAATAACAGAGTAGCTATTGTGTTCATAAGTAGCTGTTGCATTCATGCTATCTGACCTACATTGTGCTGCCGCAGAGAATGGATCCTGAGCCTACTTCTGGGCATCTAAACTGAGCAATTCGAGGAGCACTTAGAGAAGGAGGCTGAAGAATGAGTTTAGTTAGTGCCTTAACCGCGATTGGACCTTAAGGACCGCTAAGAAAGTAGTTGCCAGTCATCCTGCAGGAGGCTCAAGGCAGCCCCATCCTCCCATCCTGCCCACCCCGCCTTGCTCCCTCGTCCTGGGGGATAGTAGCAGTTGGACCCATTCATGCCACCCAGGTAGAAAGGGGTTTTGGCTCACTATGCTCTGATTTCACCTGCAGAAATGTAATTTATGCTCTccatcccacctccacctccaagccTGCAAGCCATGGACTGAATTCATCTACTTGGTAGAATTGGTACAGGCAAAATAAAGCACACTTCGGTCAGAGCTCTTCAGAATTAGTCCCAGGAGCCCTCTGTAGTTCTGCAGAGATTTCTGGTGATGATTGCAATCATCTTTACCTTGACTGGCCATGTACTAACCAATCCTTCCCCTCTCTTCAAATCTCCACCCCTCCCCTAATATTAGAATGTAAGAAATCTGACTCAATAGAGAGAGACCAAGtatgaagtgaaaaaaattaaaatcagataGAACCTCCAGGGTAGTAATGATCATATGTTACAATGAAAACTTCCCAGGGGTAGACACCACTGTCTCTGTAGGCTTATGATATGCAATTCTACAATGATTGAGGCAAGGTGAAACAGGGACCACAGGGGGGCATCTCAAGTGCAGTCTTAACTGCACACTAGTTGGAGGGGTCAGTTAACTTTTTTGTGGTATACTTACTTCTATAATAAGATTAGATTGAATGTTACTTAAGGTCTTTTGTAGCTTAAAAGTTATAGTGTCTACAAATGCGTGCCTAATTCTCCTTTGTAAGGGTGACCATGGCTCTTGGAAATGTCAGGgtataaatttttgaaagaattcCAGTGCCTTAGGTACCACATTGTTGGTTCTCAGAACGAATCTTGTAAGACAGATATTGTTCCTACTTCCctaaaaagaaactgaaatgcaTAGAAATTTACCCAGGAACCCCTTGGCAGTATATGAATCATTTGGCCAAAGCAGTCTTAGTATTAACACGTTTGAAAACACACTGCGAAAATCAGACTGACTACGCTATAATTTGGAATATACTCAAAACTATTTTCTACTCCAACT
The window above is part of the Macaca fascicularis isolate 582-1 chromosome 7, T2T-MFA8v1.1 genome. Proteins encoded here:
- the NFKBIA gene encoding NF-kappa-B inhibitor alpha, yielding MFQAAERPQEWAMEGPRDGLKKERLLDDRHDSGLDSMKDEEYEQMVKELQEIRLEPQEVPRGAEPWKQQLTEDGDSFLHLAIIHEEKALTMEVIRQVKGDLAFLNFQNNLQQTPLHLAVITNQPEIAEALLGAGCDPELRDFRGNTPLHLACEQGCLASVGVLTQSCTTPHLHSILKATNYNGHTCLHLASIHGYLGIVELLVSLGADVNAQEPCNGRTALHLAVDLQNPDLVSLLLKCGADVNRVTYQGYSPYQLTWGRPSTRIQQQLGQLTLENLQMLPESEDEESYDTESEFTEFTEDELPYDDCVFGGQRLTL